In Gemmatimonadaceae bacterium, the following are encoded in one genomic region:
- a CDS encoding alpha/beta fold hydrolase encodes MPQTVALSPPHVTPVTVIAVHGNGGGAFRFSLVAERVPQDIRFVAPDLPGFGSAGRTQPLPSMRAYAEWLADIVEATPTPRVLLGHGVGGAIVLEFLQRHRHLVHAVILHSPVGAQLDTRFLPTLLRARAMRWLAQQALASPTLRPIWRRRFFRAAVPDRVVTAFFENYGRCAAFSRMFDLITPRWFDSLAPVTIPAAVLWGGSERVVAPSLAEAYATVLPDAQVVVEPAWDHFPMLDAPVSYAGRITSLAHELV; translated from the coding sequence ATGCCCCAGACCGTCGCACTGTCTCCCCCGCACGTCACCCCGGTGACGGTGATTGCCGTGCATGGCAACGGGGGCGGTGCATTCCGGTTCTCGCTGGTGGCCGAGCGCGTGCCGCAGGACATCCGTTTCGTGGCCCCGGACCTGCCGGGGTTCGGCTCGGCCGGCCGCACGCAGCCGCTGCCCTCCATGCGCGCGTATGCGGAATGGCTGGCCGACATCGTGGAGGCCACACCCACGCCGCGGGTGCTGCTCGGCCATGGCGTCGGCGGGGCCATCGTGCTCGAGTTCCTGCAGCGCCACCGGCACCTCGTACATGCGGTGATCCTGCATTCGCCCGTCGGTGCACAGCTCGACACGCGGTTCCTGCCGACGCTGCTCCGTGCCCGCGCCATGCGCTGGCTGGCGCAGCAGGCGCTCGCGTCACCCACATTGCGCCCCATCTGGCGCCGGCGCTTCTTCCGCGCCGCGGTGCCCGATCGCGTGGTGACGGCGTTCTTCGAGAACTACGGGCGTTGTGCCGCATTCAGCCGGATGTTCGACCTCATCACGCCGCGCTGGTTCGACTCGCTGGCACCGGTCACGATCCCCGCGGCCGTGCTCTGGGGCGGCAGCGAGCGGGTGGTGGCGCCGTCGCTGGCAGAGGCGTACGCGACCGTGCTGCCGGACGCGCAGGTCGTCGTCGAGCCGGCGTGGGATCACTTCCCGATGCTCGATGCGCCCGTGTCGTACGCGGGACGCATCACGTCGCTGGCGCACGAGCTGGTGTGA